GGTGAAGAAGATCTCATGCTTATTACAACTGGTGGGGTTCTAATCCGAATCGATGTTGATGGAATCTCAACAATGGGAAGAAATACAATAGGTGTTAAGCTTATAAATATAAAAGAAAATGAAAATGAATTCGTCGCCACAGTTGCAAAAGTGGAGAAGGAAGAAGAAGAAATAGAAGAAATAGTAGAAAGTGAAGAAAGTGAAGAAAGTGAAACAACAACTGATCCCGTCAGTGCAGAAAAAGAAGATGTAGAATAAATAAATTTTAGAGGAACGCCAAAAGCGTTCCTCTTTTTTGGTAAAATAGTACTAAATAGTAAATGAGAGATTATTGGGGTGTGTTCCTTGCGAGTAAATATAAAAGATATCCAAGAGGGCTGTATTCTATCAGTAGATGTATTTAGTAAAACAAATCGACCCATTATAACCAAGAAAACAATTATCACAGCATCGCTAATTAATGTATTAAAGGCTTTTATGATTCGTGAAGTAGAGGTTGAAAGAATACTTGTTAATGGAGTCCCGTTTCTTCCTTATGACATAGATGCTAACGAAACAAGACAAAGACTTGGATTCACGGAATTATTTTTACAATCCGTTAATCAATATAAAAAGGAATTTCATTCATGGCAATCTGGACTTCCAATAGATATAAGTAAAATTAGGGCACTATTATTACCACTTTTAGAGAAAATGGAGATTTACCCTTCTGAAGTATTCAATTTACATCATTTCTCTACAAAAGAAGATTATATGTACCAGCATCCAGTTGCTGTTGGAGTTATAAGCGGATATATCGGGAAGAAGACAAACCTAGAAAAAGGTGAATGGCTACAGCTTGCCCTGGCAGGTTGTCTTGCAGATTGTGGTATGGCAAAAATCAACCCTTCTATATTAAATAAAAAAACATCGTTAACTAGCCATGAGTACGAGGAAGTGAAGAAACATACCATTTTTAGCTATAAAATGGTACAGAATATTTCTGTTTTAAGAAAAGATGTTAAGATTGCTATCCTTGAACATCACGAAAGATTAGATGGAAGCGGGTATCCATTGGGAGAAAAATCGCAAAAAATACATGAATACGCAAAAATTATCGCCCTTGCAGATATTTTCCATGCGATGACTTCTGAGAGATTATATCGCAGCAAACAATCCCCTTTTAAGGTACTAGAAATGATTATAGAAGATAGTTTTGGAAAATTTGATATTAACATTATAAAATCGATTAGTTCTAGTATTATTACATATTCATCAGGAGATAAAGTTAGACTGTCTGATGGTAGAGAAGCAGAAATTCTATTTGTGGATGGAAAATCTCCAACACGCCCACTAGTAAAAATAGCTGATACCGAAGAAATCATTCAGCTTGCACAGTACAGACAATTACATATAGATAGAATCCTATCATAAGTTTTTTGTTAGGTATGGGATTCTATTTTTTGTTCACCTATATTTTAAAACCATTTATCTTTTAAAATAACTTGATTCAATGAGAGACAGCTGGTATAATCAATCAAGTCAGCAAAATGTTTTTACCGTTTCCAAAGGAAAAAATAAAAAAAGTGTTGACGAAAGTTTTTGAAAGTGTTATATTATTAAAGTCGCTTCTGAGCGATAAACAAAAACACATGATTATCAAATATTTAATTATAAGCGGTAATCACTAGTGTTAGTAATGTTGTTCCTTGAAAACTAAACAAACAAAAACGTCAACAAACAAACAAAAATATAGTGTTTGCTTTTAGCAACACTAGCCAACGTAAACTATGAGCTAAACTCATACTTTCTTTTATGGAGAGTTTGATCCTGGCTCAGGACGAACGCTGGCGGCGTGCCTAATACATGCAAGTCGAGCGAATTTTTAGGAGCTTGCTCCTAAAAATTAGCGGCGGACGGGTGAGTAACACGTGGGCAACCTGCCTGTAAGACTGGGATAACTTCGGGAAACCGGAGCTAATACCGGATAATCCTTTTCCTCACATGAGGGAAAGCTGAAAGACGGTTTCGGCTGTCACTTACAGATGGGCCCGCGGCGCATTAGCTAGTTGGTGAGGTAACGGCTCA
The Neobacillus sp. PS3-40 genome window above contains:
- a CDS encoding HD-GYP domain-containing protein, encoding MRVNIKDIQEGCILSVDVFSKTNRPIITKKTIITASLINVLKAFMIREVEVERILVNGVPFLPYDIDANETRQRLGFTELFLQSVNQYKKEFHSWQSGLPIDISKIRALLLPLLEKMEIYPSEVFNLHHFSTKEDYMYQHPVAVGVISGYIGKKTNLEKGEWLQLALAGCLADCGMAKINPSILNKKTSLTSHEYEEVKKHTIFSYKMVQNISVLRKDVKIAILEHHERLDGSGYPLGEKSQKIHEYAKIIALADIFHAMTSERLYRSKQSPFKVLEMIIEDSFGKFDINIIKSISSSIITYSSGDKVRLSDGREAEILFVDGKSPTRPLVKIADTEEIIQLAQYRQLHIDRILS